One stretch of Caldinitratiruptor microaerophilus DNA includes these proteins:
- a CDS encoding carbohydrate ABC transporter permease — protein sequence MRKLVARLALYLAALAVAAFVLAPFAWLVISSIASGADLLSRPLRWWPEHASFERYWTIFTSTDTGAPAYTFRHAIWNSTRVAAYATLVSLGVGIPAAYALARFRFRSRRALTLLFLGSYMLPPIALVVALYLLLGQLRLRDTVGGLALVYSSFITPYVIWIMRGYFLAIPPELEEAARVDGCSRFGAFLRVALPLARPGIVTTVIFAVLTAWDEFLYALILTSSVRAKPIPVAIAEFSGQHMIDYGMIAAGGVLAALPPVLLSLVLQRHIIRGLTAGAVKG from the coding sequence GTGAGAAAACTCGTGGCCCGTCTCGCGCTGTACCTCGCGGCCCTGGCCGTGGCGGCGTTCGTGCTCGCGCCGTTTGCCTGGCTGGTGATCTCGAGCATCGCCAGCGGCGCCGACCTTCTCTCCCGGCCGCTACGCTGGTGGCCCGAGCACGCCAGCTTCGAGCGGTACTGGACCATCTTCACCAGCACCGACACGGGCGCGCCGGCCTACACCTTCCGGCACGCGATCTGGAACAGCACCCGGGTGGCGGCTTACGCCACCCTCGTCTCCCTGGGCGTGGGCATCCCGGCCGCCTACGCCCTCGCCCGGTTCCGCTTCCGGAGCCGGCGGGCGCTCACGCTTCTCTTCCTGGGCTCCTACATGCTGCCCCCCATCGCCCTCGTCGTGGCCCTGTACCTCCTCCTGGGCCAGCTCCGGCTCCGGGACACGGTCGGGGGGCTGGCGCTGGTGTACAGTTCGTTCATCACGCCCTACGTGATCTGGATCATGCGCGGCTACTTCCTGGCCATTCCACCCGAGCTCGAGGAGGCGGCGCGCGTCGACGGCTGCAGCCGCTTCGGCGCCTTCCTCCGCGTCGCCCTTCCCCTGGCCAGGCCCGGGATCGTGACGACCGTCATCTTCGCCGTGCTCACGGCGTGGGACGAGTTCCTCTACGCCCTCATCCTCACCTCCAGCGTCCGGGCCAAGCCGATTCCCGTCGCCATCGCCGAGTTCAGCGGGCAGCACATGATCGACTACGGCATGATCGCCGCCGGCGGCGTTCTGGCCGCCCTGCCGCCGGTCCTCCTCTCCCTCGTGCTTCAGCGGCACATCATCCGCGGTCTCACGGCGGGGGCAGTCAAGGGATGA